In the Gossypium arboreum isolate Shixiya-1 chromosome 10, ASM2569848v2, whole genome shotgun sequence genome, one interval contains:
- the LOC108488000 gene encoding LOW QUALITY PROTEIN: protein LIKE COV 3 (The sequence of the model RefSeq protein was modified relative to this genomic sequence to represent the inferred CDS: inserted 1 base in 1 codon; substituted 1 base at 1 genomic stop codon) produces the protein METREEQQLNLIPVSVVNNCEYGAESSSSFPSIPHSSSKENLLYLVQKQRYDSRLKLIGDSPIKAFYRVIRSWASKKFMTGCVILLPIAITFYTTWWFIHFVDXFFSPVYKHLGISIFGLGFVISITFIFIVGVFMSSXLGASVLSLGEWLIKKMPLISYIYSASKQISTAISPDQKSKAFKEVAIIRHPRIGEYGFGFITSTVILHGSSAGSEELNCVYVPSNHLYTGDVFLISSNDIVRPNLSVREGIGTIFRPTYATKNTWFCIAFYGRNVLF, from the exons ATGGAGACGAGAGAAGAGCAGCAATTAAATTTGATTCCAGTATCTGTTGTAAATAACTGTGAATATGGTGCCGAATCTTCTTCTTCATTTCCTTCCATTCCTCATTCTTCTAGCAAAGAG AATCTTCTTTACTTGGTTCAGAAGCAAAGATATGATTCGCGATTGAAACTTATAGGAGATTCGCCAATAAAG GCATTCTACAGAGTCATCCGTAGCTGGGCTTCCAAAAAGTTTATGACTGGATG CGTCATTTTACTCCCTATAGCAATTACATTCTATACAACTTGGTGGTTCATTCACTTTGTCG GATTTTTCTCCCCAGTCTATAAGCATCTTGGGATCAGCATATTTG GTCTTGGATTTGTGATCTCTATCACATTCATCTTCATAGTTGGTGTGTTCATGTCCTCATAGTTGGGAGCATCTGTTCTTAGTTTGGGAGAATGGTTAATCAAGAAAATGCCGCTCATTAGCTATATTTACTCAGCTTCCAAACAAATAAGTACAGCAATATCACCGG ATCAGAAATCGAAGGCATTCAAAGAAGTGGCAATTATTAGACATCCGCGGATTGGAGAATATGGATTTGGCTTCATCACTTCAACAGTTATTCTTCATGGGAGTTCAGCAGGTTCAGAAGAACTTAACTGTGTCTACGTACCCTCCAACCACCTTTACACTGGAGACGTGTTCCTCATAAGCTCCAATGATATTGTAAGGCCTAACCTCTCTGTTCGAGAAGGAATTGGTACGATTTTCAGGCCAACATATGCAACAAAAAACACATGGTTTTGTATTGCTTTTTATGGGAGAAATGTGTTGTTctaa
- the LOC108489275 gene encoding U1 small nuclear ribonucleoprotein 70 kDa encodes MGDYNDAFMRNQNAAAAVQARVKPPQNRANIQQLKLIGQSHPTGLTANLLKLFEPRPPLEFKPPPEKRKCPPYTGMAQFVSHFAEPGDPEYAPPVQEAETPAQRRARIHKLRLEKGLEKAAEELKNYDPNNDPNVSGDPYKTLFVARLNYETSESRIKREFESYGPIKRVRLVTDKSTNKPRGYAFIEYMHTRDMKAAYKQADGRKIDGRRVLVDVERGRTVPNWRPRRLGGGLGTTRIGGEDVTQREQIQSGPSRSEEPRIREDRHGDRDREKSRERGREREREREKSRERSHDRPRDRDREDRHHRDRERTRDRDRDRERDRSGRDRDRARERGRDRGRDYERDRERDRERDRDRDRDRDYDAGDYDRDRGRSRDRDRESDYDRVESKHERDRHSERDYDHGEPDEDRGWFEQHDHGHRRSDLDDQHYEYYDHHRGRGEYDLDAHGDRYDQYSDRDRDRDRDRYDGMEEDDYR; translated from the exons ATGGGAGATTACAACGATGCCTTCATGCGCAACCAAAACGCCGCCGCCGCCGTTCAGGCTCGCGTTAAACCCCCTCAGAACCGCGCCAATATTCAGCAGCTCAAGCTG ATTGGCCAAAGCCATCCTACTGGTTTAACAGCTAACCTTTTGAAGCTTTTTGAACCACGACCTCCGTTGGAGTTTAAACCGCCTCCTGAGAAGAGAAAATGCCCTCCGTATACAG GAATGGCACAATTTGTGAGTCACTTTGCTGAGCCAGGAGATCCTGAGTATGCCCCGCCTGTTCAGGAAGCAGAAACACCT GCACAACGGAGAGCAAGAATTCATAAGTTGCGACTAGAGAAGGGCTTGGAGAAGGCTGCTGAGGAACTGAAAAACT ATGATCCAAATAATGACCCAAACGTTTCAGGTGATCCATACAAGACATTGTTTGTTGCTAGACTT AATTATGAGACATCCGAGAGTAGAATTAAAAGGGAGTTTGAGTCTTATGGACCGATTAAGCGG GTTCGGTTGGTTACTGATAAATCCACAAATAAACCAAGAGGCTATGCTTTCATCGAGTACATGCATACTCGGGATATGAAAG CTGCTTATAAACAAGCTGATGGGAGGAAGATTGATGGCAGAAGGGTTCTTGTGGATGTTGAGCGCGGTAGGACAGTCCCTAATTGGCGCCCTCGTAGGCTAGGTGGTGGACTTGGAACTACCAGGATTGGTGGTGAAGATGTTACTCAAAG GGAACAAATCCAGTCAGGACCGTCTCGTTCTGAGGAGCCACGGATTCGAGAGGATCGACATGGTGACCG GGACAGGGAGAAGTCCCGTGAAAGAGGAAGGGAACGGGAGAGGGAGCGTGAAAAATCACGTGAGCGCTCCCATGACAGACCGAGAGATCGCGATAGGGAGGATAGACACCACAGAGATCGTGAAAGAACTAGAGACAGAGATAGGGACAGAGAGAGAGACCGCAGTGGTCGTGATCGTGACCGAGCACGTGAACGAGGCCGGGATCGTGGTCGTGATTATGAGCGCGATAGAGAAAGAGACCGTGAGAGGGACAGGGACAGGGACAGGGACAGGGATTATGATGCTGGTGACTATGACCGTGACCGTGGGCGTTCCAGGGATAGGGATAGGGAATCTGATTATGACCGTGTCGAGTCCAAACATGAGAGAGATCGGCACAGTGAGAGGGATTATGATCATGGTGAGCCAGATGAGGATCGTGGGTGGTTTGAGCAGCATGATCATGGGCATAGGCGGTCAGACCTAGATGACCAACACTATGAATACTATGATCATCATCGAGGTCGAGGAGAATATGATCTGGATGCTCATGGGGATCGTTATGATCAATATTCTGACCGTGACCGTGATCGTGATCGTGATCGTTATGATGGAATGGAAGAAGATGATTACAGGTGA